One segment of Panicum virgatum strain AP13 chromosome 3K, P.virgatum_v5, whole genome shotgun sequence DNA contains the following:
- the LOC120701459 gene encoding probable serine/threonine-protein kinase At1g54610, whose translation MHLSSAWSLQMDTICFAGCMPNHAFRLLATLLSLDPAGRGTTAAALDAEYFTTATTYACDPASLPKYAPNIEMDAKLREDSRRSNARTHAGEAAGKRAHEHAAAGHEPEPRAHRGIAACCGRRWWCGGEGLWQGMTVRRPRARADLQNHDQHICASWPVVMV comes from the exons aTGCATTTGTCTTCGGCATGGAGCTTACAGATGGATACGATTTGTTTTGCTGGCTGCATGCCCAACCATGCGTTCCGCCTCCTCGCCACGCTCCTCTCCCTCGaccccgccggccgcggcaccaccgccgccgccctcgacgCTGAGTACTTCACCACGGCGACGACGTACGCATGCGACCCAGCGAGCCTGCCCAAGTACGCGCCCAACATAGAGATGGATGCCAAGCTCCGGGAAGATTCTAGGAGGAGCAACGCCCGGAcccacgccggcgaggcggccggcAAGCGGGCACACGAGCATGCAGCTGCAGGACACGAACCAGAGCCACGTGCACACCGAG GAATTGCTGCCTGTTGTGGCCGGAGatggtggtgcggcggcgagggactATGGCAAGGCATGACTGTTCGTCGACCTAGAGCCCGTGCCGACCTGCAGAACCACGACCAGCACATCTGCGCGAGCTGGCCGGTGGTAATGGTTTAA